The bacterium DNA segment GCTCCTTGGCCTCCCGGTAGGCCAGGGGATTGGCCGAGTAGGTGTAGCGGCTGCCCGCGCCCCGCAGTACCTCTTCTCGGTTGACGGCCAGGCCCGGCACCGCCTTCCAGCCGTCGGCGCCGCCGCCCTCCAGAAACGACGTGAGGGCGCCGTCGATGACGTCGTTCTCCAGGCACCAGATCAAGATGGCCGACACCAGCCCGCCGTCCTGGCCCACCTCGTACACATAGTCGTCGCTGGCTCGCACCAGCAGGATGTCGCTGTAGATGCCGGAAACCTCGTCCTCGGTGCGGATGCGCCCGAACAGGTGTTCGTCGGCCTCGGCCTCCCAGGTGCGGAACCGGGGACAGGCCCGGGTGCAGGAGGTACAGCCCTTCTGGCCGTGGATGCAGTCGGACAGGCCCAGCTCCTCCTCCAGGTGGAAGGGCTTGTACTGGCCGGGCTCGTGCTTGTAGCCGATCACGTCGTGGGGGCAGGCGATCACGCAGCCCGCGCACCCCGTACACAGCCCGGTGTCGATGACCTCCTCGTAGAGCTCCTTCCACTGGTGCTTCCAGCGAACCTTGGCCTCAGCCACCCTGAGACTCTGCCACGCCCAGCATGTGATTTGGTCATTCAAAGCGCATTTGCCCAGCAAGGCGCTATGGCAGAGGGGCCGGGAGGAAATGGCCGGAAAAGCCGGTAGGATTGCCGTCAAGGAGGCCCAAACCGCAGGCCAGCGCCAGATTGAGCGCCAGACTGCGCTTCGGACTGCGAGATAACGAGATAGACGGGAGGAACAACAGATGGGCGACTGGTGGGATGGCCTGACCGGCGACCTACAGGTCTTCTATCTGATCGGCGTCATCGCCGGCGTCTTCCTCATTCTCCAGCTCCTGTTGTTGGGCTTCGGCGTCGGCTCCGACCTCGACATCGACCTCGAGGACGAAGGCGCGGGAACGGGATTCCTCTCCCTGCGCAGCCTGACGGCGTTTTTCTTCGCCTTCGGCTGGACCGGCGTGTTGATGAAGGAAGCGGACAGCTCCACCCCGGTTTCGGTGATCGTGGCCATTGCGGTGGGGTTGGCGGTGTTCTTCGCCGTGGCTTACATGTGGCGCAAGTTCTCCCAAATGGAGGAGAGCGGCTCAATCGACTACCAGAGCGCGGTGGGCGTCATCGGCACCGTGTACCTGCCGATTCCGGCCAACCGCTCCATGCCCGGCAAGGTTGAAATCCTCATCCAAGGACGGCTCCGTGTGATCGATGCCTACACCAACTCAGACAACGACCTCCCGGCTCAGACCCGCGTCACCGTGGTTTCTGTGGTGGACCAGTCCACCGTCCTCGTCAACCCCCTGTAACTCATCTGATTTAGACCCGAAAGGACCTTTTGATGGCTGCCATAGCCCTTGTTGCCGGCCTAATTGTCATTCTTCTCATCGCGCTGTTGTGGGTTTCTTCCCGATACAAGCGCTGCCCCTCCGACCGCGTGCTGGTGATCTACGGCCGGGTGGGAGGACAGGGTCAGTCGGCCCGATGCCTCCACGGAGGCGGTGCCCTGGTGTGGCCCGTCATTCAGGGCTACGCCTTCTTGGACCTCACGCCGTTGCCCATCGAGATCAAGCTCCAAGGCGCCCTGTCGCAGCAGAACATCCGGGTCAACACCCCGGCCACGTTCACTGTGGGAATCTCCACCGAGCCCGGCGTCATGCAGAACGCTGCCGAGCGGCTGCTCGGTCTAAGCCTGGTAGAGATTGAGAACCTGGCCCGGGACATCATCTTCGGCCAGATGCGGGTGGTTATCGCCACCATGCCCATTGAGGAGATCAACGCCGACCGGGAGAAGCTGATCACCAACATCACCGAGTCGCTGGAAATCGAACTGCGCAAAGTGGGTCTGCGCCTTATCAACGTCAACATTCAGGATGTAACCGACGAGTCGGGCTACATCGACGCCCTGGGGCGCGAGGCCGCCGCCCGGGCCATCAACGAGGCCAAGATCAAGGTGGCCGAACAGGAGCGCGACGGCGACATCGGCGCCGCCGAAGCCCAGCGGGAGCGGCGCATCAGGGTGGCTGAGGCAAACGCCACCGCCACCGAGGGAGAGAACGAATCGCAGGTGGTGATCGCCAACTCCGACAGCACACGCCGCCAGCAGGAGGCCGAGGCCGAGCGGGCCGCGGTCACCGCTGAGCGGGTCACCCAGGCTCGTGCGGCCGAAGAGTCGTTTGCCGCTGAGGGGCAGGCCGAGCAGGCCCGGGCCTCTCGGGACAAGGCCTCGCAAGAAGCCGACATCGTGGTGCCCGCCGAGGTGGAGCGGGAGCGGGTGCGCACGCTGGCTGAGGCTGAGGCCGACCGGATCAGACTGGTCAAGGGAGGAGAGGCCGACGGCCAGCGTTTGCTCATGGAAGCCGAGGCGCTGGGCCTGCTGGCCCTGCTAACCCGCCGGGCCGAGGGCCTCGGGGCGCTGGTGAACAACGCCGGCGGCAATCCCCAGTTGGCCGCTCTGCTGTTGATCGCCGAGCAGATGCCCAATCTGGTGGCCGAGCAGGTCAAGGCCATCTCCAACCTCAAGATCGACCAGGTCACGGTGTGGGACTCCGGCGGCAGTGACGGCAAGACCGGCAACAGCACCGCCAACTTCCTCTCTGGCCTGGCCAGATCCCTGCCCCCCATCCACGACCTGGCCGCCCAAGTCGGCATCAAGCTGCCGGCCTACCTCGGCGAGCTTGACGATGAGACCGCTCTAAAGCGTCTCCGCGAGATTGCCGACCAGCTTGAGCCTGAGGGTAGGTCAGACGAGTAGAGGTCTTGATCGACGGGGCACGAATGAGCAGCCATGACGATAGGGAAGGGTCCTTTTCTGTGGATTAGCCTGCCCAAGTGCTGTTCAAGGTTGAACGAGCACGACCAGAGGAAGGCGGTCGGGTGTGAACAGGTTGTTCGAGGTGTACGGGCGCTGGGTGGGCAACTGGCCGCGGATGGCGCTGGCGGTGGTGCTGGCGGTAACGGTGGTGGCGGTGTTCGGCTTGACCAAGACCACCGGCACTGCGGATGTGGAGGATGCATTCCTGCCCGAGGGCAGCGAACTCGTGGCCGCCATCGACAATCTGTCTGAGAGCTTCCCCGACTCTGCTGAGCTGGAAGTGATGCAGGTGGTGCTGCGAGGCGATGTGCTGAGCCCCGCGGGCGCTGCCGATGCCCTAGCGGCGACCAACGCTGCGGCTGACCATCCTGATTTGGCCGACTACCTGTTCCGGGCTCGACCGCCCACCTCGCCGGGC contains these protein-coding regions:
- a CDS encoding Coenzyme F420 hydrogenase/dehydrogenase, beta subunit C-terminal domain, which produces MAEAKVRWKHQWKELYEEVIDTGLCTGCAGCVIACPHDVIGYKHEPGQYKPFHLEEELGLSDCIHGQKGCTSCTRACPRFRTWEAEADEHLFGRIRTEDEVSGIYSDILLVRASDDYVYEVGQDGGLVSAILIWCLENDVIDGALTSFLEGGGADGWKAVPGLAVNREEVLRGAGSRYTYSANPLAYREAKERGLESLALVGMSCQTSIGPVMWNRKVGKVGRPIKLNIGLLCSKSFDDSMFEELFWVKYGLPTDQIAKMNIKGVFQVWMKNGDYHEINLKECHAWTREGCNLCPDFAAEHADISTGGIGDATDWTLTVVRTELGRAVINAMLDDGVIQARPGDDDPGAVALMHKLAAKSRQRWPDWAESAVRVGV
- a CDS encoding SPFH domain-containing protein, translating into MAAIALVAGLIVILLIALLWVSSRYKRCPSDRVLVIYGRVGGQGQSARCLHGGGALVWPVIQGYAFLDLTPLPIEIKLQGALSQQNIRVNTPATFTVGISTEPGVMQNAAERLLGLSLVEIENLARDIIFGQMRVVIATMPIEEINADREKLITNITESLEIELRKVGLRLINVNIQDVTDESGYIDALGREAAARAINEAKIKVAEQERDGDIGAAEAQRERRIRVAEANATATEGENESQVVIANSDSTRRQQEAEAERAAVTAERVTQARAAEESFAAEGQAEQARASRDKASQEADIVVPAEVERERVRTLAEAEADRIRLVKGGEADGQRLLMEAEALGLLALLTRRAEGLGALVNNAGGNPQLAALLLIAEQMPNLVAEQVKAISNLKIDQVTVWDSGGSDGKTGNSTANFLSGLARSLPPIHDLAAQVGIKLPAYLGELDDETALKRLREIADQLEPEGRSDE